A genomic window from Anaerolineae bacterium includes:
- a CDS encoding VWA domain-containing protein, with product MAEIMLQSPAALLAIPLLWLLAMAVAWSRRFKPFGAFLLRLAIIVLIGLALAQPVILPPETPANEQTPERLVVLVDQSASVPTADQQIFQAEAARLAAQFPDTTVLYFADQTVMGAPPSPGETGPESLPLNPNLSNLAQALLMGAQFLNNQPGRLVLLSDGLPTAGDTPEAMAQLARQNIPVDVFVPGETGVARPNEVRLIELTTPATLRLGEIFDANVIVHSERQTEANLRLIQDDDILARETVLLEPGFNRFSFTTEAVELGPHTFRATVSADNDGQPANNSLSAFSQVYPPPPVLVVGDDPVRANTFAGWLEEAGFVPTTLRSNQLPDRLSELEPYAGMALLNVSARSLKLEQMIAVQEFARSLGRGLLVTGGRSSFSLGKYDDTPLAELLPLSLDPPVREERPPVALLLIIDHSGSMVEERGELGTRLVLAKEAAIRATDILGPQDLIGILIFDSETEWVIPFQQVSDGATLLKIQETISRIQPGSATRILKALKASIPALIEQEATSAARHAVLFSDGRSYDQRDSQNPDDPLPDYDAIVDAALAANITLSTISIGGDTDEELMARLADRGLGRYHYAGTPDELPELTISESDILRSSAVQEGDYDPAAAAPHPILRDFLTPGVREAEGIEIPPLTGYIAMTPKPQAEIALQVGSGDPLLGVWGYGLGRVAAWSSDTGQEWTANWLSWPEVDRFWGQILDYSLPAPALGLLQLKAEVESDGVATLTADGATFSGQTVDLASTQATLTTPGGREVSLALRQVEPGRYQQRVRLPDPGVYQLRVTQARPEGAGETALIGFVVPYPAEYDLPAEDVGEPLLKQIAAATGGRVFSPENPLLPATSSAGEAEAIPQPVELWPWLLLVALILWPIEIAWRRWGRLRIQ from the coding sequence ATGGCGGAGATAATGCTGCAAAGCCCGGCAGCGCTGCTGGCCATTCCCCTGCTGTGGTTATTGGCAATGGCCGTTGCCTGGTCGCGACGGTTTAAACCCTTTGGCGCCTTTCTGCTGCGGCTGGCCATAATTGTGCTGATTGGCCTGGCCCTGGCCCAGCCGGTGATCCTGCCCCCGGAAACCCCCGCCAACGAACAAACCCCGGAACGATTGGTGGTGCTGGTTGACCAATCGGCCAGCGTGCCAACCGCGGACCAACAAATTTTTCAGGCCGAGGCAGCCCGGTTGGCCGCACAATTCCCGGATACAACCGTCCTCTATTTTGCCGACCAGACCGTGATGGGTGCGCCCCCCTCGCCCGGTGAGACCGGGCCGGAGTCGCTGCCACTCAACCCCAACCTGTCCAATCTGGCCCAGGCTCTTTTGATGGGCGCGCAATTCCTTAACAACCAGCCGGGCCGCCTGGTATTATTGTCCGATGGCCTGCCCACAGCCGGCGACACCCCGGAGGCGATGGCCCAATTGGCCCGGCAAAATATCCCGGTTGACGTGTTTGTGCCAGGTGAAACCGGGGTGGCTCGCCCCAATGAGGTGCGCCTGATTGAGTTGACCACCCCGGCCACCCTGCGCCTGGGTGAAATCTTCGACGCCAATGTGATTGTCCACAGCGAGCGGCAGACAGAAGCCAATCTGAGATTAATTCAGGATGACGACATCCTGGCCAGGGAGACTGTTTTGCTGGAGCCGGGATTCAACCGGTTCAGCTTTACCACCGAAGCCGTTGAATTAGGCCCCCACACCTTCCGGGCCACCGTCTCCGCCGATAACGACGGCCAGCCGGCCAACAACAGCCTGTCGGCCTTTAGCCAGGTATACCCGCCGCCCCCGGTGCTGGTGGTGGGCGACGACCCGGTCCGGGCCAATACCTTTGCCGGTTGGTTAGAAGAAGCAGGGTTTGTCCCCACCACCCTTCGATCAAATCAATTGCCCGATCGCCTCTCGGAGTTGGAACCCTACGCCGGGATGGCGCTGCTCAACGTATCGGCCCGGTCGCTCAAGTTGGAGCAGATGATCGCGGTGCAAGAGTTTGCCCGCAGCCTGGGGCGGGGCCTGTTGGTTACAGGCGGGCGCAGCAGTTTTAGCCTGGGCAAGTACGACGATACTCCCCTGGCCGAGTTGTTGCCCCTGTCGTTAGACCCGCCTGTGCGCGAGGAGCGCCCGCCGGTGGCCCTGCTTTTGATTATTGACCACTCCGGCAGTATGGTCGAAGAGCGCGGCGAGTTGGGCACGCGCCTGGTGCTGGCCAAAGAGGCCGCCATTCGCGCCACCGACATCCTGGGCCCGCAGGACTTGATTGGCATTCTTATTTTTGACAGCGAAACCGAGTGGGTGATCCCTTTCCAACAGGTCAGCGATGGGGCCACTCTGCTTAAAATTCAGGAAACCATTTCCCGGATACAGCCCGGCAGCGCCACCCGTATTTTAAAAGCCTTAAAAGCCAGCATTCCCGCCCTTATTGAGCAGGAGGCGACCAGCGCCGCGCGGCACGCGGTGCTGTTCAGCGATGGCCGCTCGTATGATCAGCGGGACAGCCAAAATCCCGACGACCCGCTGCCGGATTACGACGCCATTGTGGACGCCGCCCTGGCCGCCAATATTACCCTATCTACTATTTCCATTGGCGGCGACACCGATGAAGAACTGATGGCGCGTTTGGCCGATCGGGGCCTGGGCCGCTATCATTACGCCGGCACCCCCGACGAACTGCCGGAGTTGACCATTTCTGAAAGCGATATTTTACGCAGCAGCGCAGTGCAGGAAGGCGATTATGACCCGGCTGCCGCCGCGCCGCATCCCATACTGCGAGACTTTTTAACCCCGGGGGTCAGGGAGGCCGAAGGCATAGAGATACCGCCTTTAACCGGCTACATTGCCATGACGCCCAAACCGCAAGCTGAAATCGCTTTGCAAGTTGGGTCCGGCGACCCCTTGCTGGGAGTATGGGGATATGGCCTGGGCCGGGTAGCCGCCTGGAGTTCCGACACAGGCCAGGAGTGGACGGCCAACTGGCTTTCCTGGCCGGAAGTGGACCGCTTTTGGGGCCAAATTTTGGACTACTCTCTCCCTGCCCCCGCCCTGGGTTTATTACAGTTAAAGGCTGAAGTGGAGTCGGATGGGGTGGCCACCTTGACGGCCGACGGCGCAACCTTTTCCGGCCAAACGGTTGACCTGGCCTCTACCCAGGCCACTTTGACCACCCCCGGCGGGCGGGAAGTGTCGTTGGCCCTGCGCCAGGTTGAGCCGGGACGTTATCAGCAGCGCGTGCGCCTGCCGGACCCCGGCGTCTACCAATTGCGGGTCACCCAGGCTCGCCCTGAGGGAGCGGGCGAAACCGCCCTGATTGGTTTTGTAGTGCCCTATCCCGCCGAGTATGACCTGCCGGCTGAAGATGTTGGAGAGCCGTTGCTCAAGCAAATTGCCGCTGCTACCGGCGGGCGTGTTTTTTCGCCGGAGAATCCGTTGTTGCCGGCCACCTCGTCTGCAGGCGAGGCCGAGGCCATCCCCCAGCCGGTGGAATTATGGCCCTGGTTATTGTTGGTAGCCCTTATTTTATGGCCTATTGAAATTGCCTGGCGGCGTTGGGGGAGATTAAGAATTCAATAG
- a CDS encoding VWA domain-containing protein: protein MTVLAPLALLGLLAIPLIIFLHLLHTRRQPLLVSNLRLWQGLQQKQKGDLPRRFPLSLLLLLQLCIAAALALALARPALSFLLAQPQHTIFILDTSTSMAAEDAGQLTANRRFDVARQTIQDHVQTMGENDTVVVIGLNRRPQILLTTDAAQKGQALLDLDKLTPGATGLDLPAALTLVNGLLDPNKENHLIILTDGNFTINADTLPPMKIPATWQFVPAQANTANQALLNVSARPWADGRYQLFARVVNYSEDSVLRTVRVVVDGRAANETPVELGPQAEIAKAWTLPASAQTVVVEIVEPDALPLDNWAELLLTGSTSLPVLLVTDAPEPQELALFRALQAQTGVELTVVDTAAGLNRHNPANFALLVFAGLPPTLTAWPEGNVLVVNPALGHPLLPGHNPVSELRPDPATASSLLTGIDVSGVYFNQAPYLTLPDWTEADLMSAPLTEDNLAEQNMAQASERIPLIFHGAVGNTRLVVWAFDLAASNLPGRLALPLLTANTLSHLLSVLPSSVVALGEPILLGQNLSVELPDGHRLVSPAQAGEDGRVFAQTKQPGLYKVYNEDDRLLGGFAVHAGSALESNLTTRVEPETLLNVDPAMAAIEPETAYHEFWPWLAGLALAIVALEGWLAWRR from the coding sequence ATGACTGTTTTAGCGCCCCTGGCTTTATTGGGCTTATTGGCCATACCCTTGATTATCTTTTTGCACCTTTTGCATACCCGGCGGCAACCCCTCTTGGTTTCTAACTTGCGTCTTTGGCAGGGATTACAGCAAAAGCAAAAGGGCGACTTGCCGCGCCGCTTTCCGCTTTCTTTATTGCTTCTCTTGCAACTATGTATTGCCGCGGCCCTGGCTTTGGCTTTGGCCCGGCCGGCGCTGTCGTTTTTGCTGGCTCAACCGCAGCACACTATTTTTATTTTAGACACCTCTACCAGTATGGCCGCCGAAGACGCCGGCCAACTCACCGCCAACCGCCGCTTTGACGTGGCCCGCCAAACCATTCAGGATCACGTGCAAACGATGGGCGAAAACGATACAGTGGTCGTGATCGGCCTCAATCGCCGCCCCCAAATTTTGCTCACCACCGATGCCGCCCAAAAAGGCCAGGCCCTGCTCGATCTGGATAAACTGACCCCGGGGGCCACCGGTCTGGACCTGCCCGCCGCCCTCACCCTGGTCAACGGCTTGCTTGACCCCAACAAAGAGAATCACCTCATCATCCTCACCGACGGCAACTTTACCATCAATGCCGACACCCTGCCGCCGATGAAAATTCCCGCCACCTGGCAATTTGTTCCGGCCCAGGCCAACACCGCCAACCAGGCCCTGTTGAATGTTTCCGCCCGCCCCTGGGCCGATGGGCGCTATCAACTTTTTGCCCGCGTGGTCAACTATAGCGAGGATTCGGTGCTCCGCACGGTGCGGGTGGTGGTTGATGGTCGCGCCGCCAATGAAACCCCGGTTGAGCTTGGCCCCCAGGCTGAAATAGCCAAGGCCTGGACTCTGCCCGCCTCGGCGCAAACGGTGGTAGTGGAAATTGTTGAGCCGGATGCTTTGCCGCTTGACAACTGGGCCGAGTTGCTCTTGACCGGCTCAACCTCGCTACCGGTGCTGTTGGTCACCGACGCCCCTGAACCGCAAGAACTGGCCCTGTTTCGCGCTCTACAGGCCCAAACAGGAGTTGAGTTGACCGTTGTGGATACGGCCGCCGGCCTAAACCGCCACAATCCGGCCAATTTTGCCCTGCTGGTGTTTGCCGGGTTGCCCCCCACCCTCACGGCCTGGCCGGAGGGCAACGTTTTGGTGGTCAACCCTGCCTTGGGCCACCCTCTTTTGCCCGGCCATAACCCCGTGTCTGAGTTGCGCCCCGATCCGGCCACCGCCTCCTCCCTGCTAACGGGCATTGACGTTTCCGGGGTTTATTTTAACCAGGCCCCCTATCTGACCCTGCCCGATTGGACGGAAGCCGATTTAATGAGCGCCCCCCTCACTGAAGATAACCTGGCCGAACAAAATATGGCTCAAGCGAGCGAGCGCATCCCGCTTATTTTTCATGGCGCTGTTGGCAACACCCGCCTGGTTGTTTGGGCCTTTGACCTGGCCGCCAGCAACCTGCCGGGGCGGTTGGCCCTGCCCCTGTTAACGGCCAATACGCTATCACACCTGTTGTCTGTGTTGCCTTCGTCCGTCGTGGCCCTGGGCGAGCCGATCTTGCTGGGTCAAAACTTGAGCGTTGAACTGCCCGACGGCCATCGCCTGGTTTCGCCGGCCCAGGCCGGTGAGGATGGCAGGGTGTTTGCCCAAACCAAACAACCCGGCCTTTACAAAGTTTATAATGAAGATGATCGCTTGCTGGGTGGTTTTGCCGTGCATGCCGGATCGGCCCTGGAATCAAATTTGACCACCCGGGTTGAACCTGAAACCTTGCTCAACGTTGACCCGGCCATGGCCGCCATTGAGCCTGAAACAGCATATCATGAATTCTGGCCATGGCTGGCCGGTCTGGCCCTGGCCATTGTGGCCCTTGAAGGATGGCTGGCATGGCGGAGATAA